A single window of Liolophura sinensis isolate JHLJ2023 chromosome 6, CUHK_Ljap_v2, whole genome shotgun sequence DNA harbors:
- the LOC135468744 gene encoding cytochrome c oxidase assembly protein COX16 homolog, mitochondrial-like, which translates to MTLPIVNWWRRARKRKFIRFGAPFLVLVVAGSFGLKEFSSIRYQFRKSEMITPEEAEKYGVKMKREKITIESEYESLQKMNLDTWQNVRGPRPWEDSKKIQDEQRQVSSKQS; encoded by the exons ATGACGCTGCCCATAGTAAACTGGTGGAGGCGGGCCAGAAAGAGAAAGTTTATTCGCTTCGGTGCGCCTTTCCTG GTCCTTGTCGTCGCTGGATCATTTGGGCTGAAGGAATTCTCCTCCATAAGATACCAGTTCAGAAAGTCAGAGATG ATAACTCCTGAGGAGGCAGAAAAATATggggttaaaatgaaaagagAGAAAATCACAATTGAGAGTGAATATGAG TCTCTACAAAAGATGAATCTTGACACCTGGCAAAATGTCCGTGGTCCACGCCCATGGGAAGACTCTAAAAAAATTCAAGATGAACAACGACAGGTTTCTAGTAAACAGTCGTGA
- the LOC135466761 gene encoding cytochrome P450 10-like, with product MHSCSESLYIVLEKITSWIYLFKMSTKSTEDIANTLVKYFKESEVTEYLKRWILTLMRYINSESGVSHHHIKTCHKNSHCSCDVSHCGTLPFSAIPQKRGYPLIGCMLDYYHNLGKTHWLLSQRSEEFGAIFKEKVGSTEIVFVSDLEAVETMVKFEGRHPYHFDVAPWLEYRRESGKACGILTAQGEDWGRMRRAINRHLLRSKHVADFSCDLNVVTEDFLSRLARIRTADNTVPDLHHEVLRWALESTGVVLFEKRLGCLEDRPNPDTETFIRDAENIMSLTQQLIYLPTSFAKVILHSTWKKHAQCWDALFSMAQKCVDEKISALQENEEKDEAMGGFLSYLLAHGSMSAEEVYANVIELMIGGIHSTTSIVQWLLYELSRSPSSQESLYTELSQRLPTSAQITASQMSHMPYLQAALQEALRLYPVAGGIPRILQTDQTLCGYRLPKGANVMVLTHVIGRSPDLFENPDNFCPDRWLQSGLSEQHRLLKDLAFGMGNRMCVGKRIGELEIKILLSRLSQRFVVEPVTPDLVNIQSCLLLQPDKPIEVRFLDRD from the exons ATGCACTCCTGTAGCGAGTCTTTGTACATCGTTCTTGAAAAGATCACTTCCTGGATCTATTTGTTCAAGATGTCGACTAAGAGCACCGAGGACATCGCTAACactttagtgaaatattttaaagaaagtGAAGTGACGGAATATTTGAAGCGGTGGATCCTAACTTTGATGCGGTATATAAATTCTGAGTCTGGCGTTTCGCATCATCACATAAAAACATGTCACAAAAACTCACATTGCAGTTGTGACGTGTCGCATTGCGGAACCCTACCATTCTCAGCGATTCCACAGAAAAGGGGTTACCCACTGATTGGCTGCATGCTAGACTATTATCATAATCTGGGCAAAACTCATTGGCTCTTATCTCAGCGAAGTGAAGAATTCGGAGCAATCTTCAAGGAGAAGGTTGGTTCTACGGAGATCGTGTTTGTATCGGACCTCGAAGCAGTGGAGACGATGGTGAAATTTGAAGGACGTCACCCTTACCATTTTGACGTGGCACCCTGGCTCGAGTATCGGAGGGAGAGTGGGAAAGCTTGTGGAATCTTGACTGC ccAGGGCGAGGACTGGGGTAGGATGAGAAGGGCCATAAACCGTCATTTACTGAGGTCCAAGCACGTGGCAGATTTCAGCTGTGACCTGAATGTCGTGACCGAGGATTTCCTGAGTCGGTTAGCCAGAATCCGAACAGCAGATAACACTGTCCCTGACCTACACCACGAAGTGCTACGGTGGGCACTGGAAT CCACGGGGGTAGTTCTGTTCGAGAAGAGGCTGGGGTGCCTGGAGGATCGCCCGAACCCAGACACGGAGACTTTCATCCGAGATGCCGAGAACATCATGTCCCTAACACAGCAACTTATATACCTACCTACGTCATTTGCCAAGGTGATTCTTCACTCCACGTGGAAAAAGCACGCGCAATGCTGGGATGCATTGTTTTCGATGG CGCAGAAATGTGTAGACGAGAAAATATCTGCTCTGCAGGAGAATGAGGAGAAAGACGAGGCGATGGGTGGGTTTCTGTCGTACTTACTGGCTCATGGATCTATGAGTGCGGAGGAAGTGTACGCCAATGTCATAGAGCTGATGATTGGTGGAATTCACAGC ACGACAAGTATCGTACAGTGGTTACTGTACGAGTTGTCACGGAGCCCCTCCTCCCAGGAGAGCCTGTACACAGAGTTGTCCCAGCGGTTGCCCACTTCTGCCCAGATCACAGCTTCCCAGATGAGCCACATGCCCTACCTACAGGCCGCTCTGCAGGAGGCACTCAG ACTGTATCCCGTGGCTGGTGGAATTCCCCGTATCTTACAGACTGACCAGACACTCTGTGGCTACAGACTGCCTAAAGGG GCGAACGTAATGGTGCTTACTCATGTCATTGGTCGGAGTCCAGACCTGTTTGAGAACCCTGACAATTTTTGCCCTGATCGATGGCTTCAGTCAGGTTTATCCGAACAGCACAGGCTGTTAAAGGATCTTGCTTTCGGAATGGGCAACAGGATGTGTGTTG GTAAACGTATTGGTGAGCTAGAGATCAAAATCCTGCTATCCCGT CTCAGTCAGAGATTCGTGGTGGAGCCCGTGACCCCTGACCTCGTGAATATTCAGTCGTGTCTACTTCTGCAGCCAGATAAACCGATCGAGGTGCGATTTCTGGATAGAGATTAA